The genomic stretch AAGCGCTCCCGCATATCCGGGGAAACCTTCCACATCGGGAACCCACACCTCGTCAAACTTCTTCATCAGGGAATTGTGCCAGCGGATGCCGATGCCTTCCAGCGTCGACAACGCGGGCGGGAAAGCGATGCGCCGCTGGTGCGTCATGTACACGCTATGCGCCCTGGTGGAATAAAAACCGAAACGGTTATCCGAAAAAACGATATCGTACCCATGGCGCTCGACCATCTCTTCGGCATAGCGGTGCTCGTACCGGATGACGGCGTTCAAATGCGAACTCTTCTTGAGAAGCCAGAGCCCCATGTTGAACCCGTGCTTCGGGTAGACGATATTGTAGCTCGGCGCAATGCGCTGGCGCACCTCCGGGAACACCTCACGGAAAAAGGCCGCATTCGCGGGCACAACCGCAATTTCGACCTCAGCTCCGTTACGGAGAAATTCCCTTATGACGGGCACGCAACGCGTCGCATGCCCTAGCCCCCAATCCAAAGGGGCTACAAATACTTTCACCGGGCCTCCAGCCAGGAGTGTGCCCAGTCGCCGTGGTCGCAGTCCTTGTTGTCGCCCATCTCGACCTTCAAGTTAAGATGGCGCACGCCGGTAATCTCGACATCCAACTTCTGTTTTTCCATCGAGTAGAGCTTCTTGGAGCGGGCAAGTTCGCGCCCGTCGCCCAGCACGACAAAGTAGGCTCCGTCACCGCAGGCGCTTTCGTCGTCAAGCCCGACAACCGCATGGAACATGTCGAACCCGCGCGGGAGCGTGTATTCGAGACTGGAATTCGCATGGGAGCCGATACCGTAACGGAACGGTTCACCGTCCAGAGTGAGCCTGTGGTGTTCCACAGATTGGTTCACCTGCGGGTCACCCCAATCCTGAGCGTAGCGCTCCATCTTGAGGGCCGAAAGGAGGACCGCCCTGTCGGATTCCAGGAAGAAATCCCTGTAAATGACAGTCGTATCGGCATCGGGCATGGAGCAGGTGAACAAGGCACGATTCATGCCGTTCCTGATTTTCAGGGAATCCAGGCGCAAAGTATCCGCCTCCAAAGTCAGCAAGATGCCGCCCTGCTTTTCGTCGTTGAGCGAATAATCGCATGCGATGGACTCGGGGAAGCGCTTGTTCAATACGATCATCCCGTCCATCTGTTCGCTGACGGTGAAGTTCTGCGCGTAATGCGACACGCCCTTCTTGGAAATAATCTTGTAGATTACCAGCGGGTAGCCGAACTTCTTCGCATCCACGAGCACGCGTTCGTGCTTGTAGCTGTCGAGAATCTTGTCGATCTGGTCGGTCGTCTTGAAACCCACCACGCGGCTTTCGCGGTTGACCTTGCCGTAACCGTCCTGACCGCGCACCAGATAGATGTTCCCGCCGGATTTCTGCATCCATTCGGCAAACACATCGGTGCTCCAGCCTTCGAACGTGCGTTCGCTGAAGGCGCTGTGGCCCTGAGCAAGCATCTGCCACGGCCTAGAGTAGATGAACACGGAATTCGCAGGGTAACTCGCCAGTTCGTTGTTCAGGAATTCCTCTTCGCCCAACAGCTTGTTCTTGTAGTAGAGCATGTTGTTGCGGTAGCTCGGGGCATGGTACAGCATGAGGCCGAGCGTGAGGACGCATGCGAGCCCCATAACAATCGACGCGGCGGCATCCTTCCTCATCTTGGTCGAGAATTCAAGCGCATCGTAAAGGCCTAGCGCCATCAGGAGCGCGAACATCGGGAGCGCCACCAGCACGTAACGCTGGTTGATGTCGATGGTGAACGTGCCCGACACGTTGAACATGATGACGAAAATCTGCAAGCAGAAGAAAATACCCAAGATGAACCCGCGCACATAACGGCCAAAGACAATCATGCGCACGAGGAGCCACACCGTCGCCACAAGCAAAATGATGGTGAACGTCGTGTAGAACGGGTTCGTCATGATACCACCGAAAGACGGGTCGGTATCGAAGTTCAGCATCGTCACGATATTGGTCTTCAGGTTGAACCAAAGGTTATCAAACGAATGAGCCGCATGCTCGCCACCCTGGAAGTCGTAACCGCGGTAGGCCGCCATGTTGTTGACGCTCGGCCAGCTCACCGCAATCACCGCGGCAATGAAGGCCGGCAGGCGGTAGGGCTTCTCGAGGAAATAGCGGTAATAGTAGAGCGCAAACGGGATGAAGGCGAAAACCGTCTCCTGGCGGGTCTGCGCGAAGAAACCGAGCAGCGGGACCGTCAGCAAGAAGTGCTTCCAGGTGACCTTGTTGGTCGGGACAAACGCATACCAAGCCATCAGCATGGTGAGCAGGCAGATGTAGAGGACTTCCGTCGAAGCGGAACGCGCCTGCAACAGGTATATGGGCATACCGCCCAAGAAGGCCGTCGCCGCTAGAGCCAGCTTACTACTCCTGAACCACTTGGATAGCGCCAAGAAGAACGCTATAAGGCTCAAGATGTAGAACGGATAGTTCACCAGGAGGGCGGTATCGCGGTTCGGTTCCATGAAGTTGAACACGAGCGAATATACGAACCCGAGCGCCTTGCCCTTGAAATTGTTCACTTCGGTCTTGCAGTCGAGAACGCCGTCGGTCCACACGCCCTCATTGCAGATGCCGCCCGTGTGCTGGAAGTACATCTGCAAGCCCATCGATTCCCAGCTCGTCTCGTCGCTCAGCACGCGGTGCGTATTGCTGATGTTGCCGAACATGAACACCGAGAAGAAAATCAGCAGCAGGGCGAGCCCGCAGAAGCTCTTGCCACTCGGGAGGAATCCCTTCAGGTGCTTCGCCACGAAGGGGATGTTGACGATAATGCCCGCAATCAGCAAGACGAACGTCGAAAGGATGGAGTAGTAACCCCAATCGATATCCCAGCGGCGCGCGTACGAAACGGTAAGGTTGTTGAAAATCAGGAACGCGACAAGCAACACCGCGACCGAGACCGCAGCCATCACCGCATGGGGTTTTCCCAGCATGAGCGAAGAAACCCAGTCTCGAAGCGACTGCGCCAGAGACTTTTTCTCCACCCCGGTTTCCTTCTTTACAGACAAATCCTTTTTTGCAACAGATTTCTTATTTTCTCTTCTACTCATATTCAAGACAATTTAGTTTATTTTTGATTCCTAACCCGTAATGCCGAGGCGTTCCATGGCAATCTTCTTGCCCGTCTGCACGTCGCTCTTGCCGCTACCAAGTTTCGGAAGCTCATCGACCTTCACGACGGCGCCCGGAAGCATCAGGGGCGGGAGTCCGACCTGCTTAAGCATATCCTTCACTTCGGCTTCTTCCTTATCGCCCGCATACACCAAGACGATCTTCTCGCCCTTGCTCCCGTCGGGGACGGCCACAGCGAAATGGTCGATTTCGTCGAACAGGGCGCATTCCGATATCTTGAAGTCCACGGAGCCGAGGCTCACCATCTCGCCGCCGAGCTTGGCAAAGCGGCTGTAGCGGTCCACAATCGTAAGGTAACCGTCCTCGTCCACATGGCCCTTGTCGCCCGTCTTGTACCAGCGCTTGCCGTTGATGACTGCAATCGCCTGCGCCGTACGATCCGGATCTTTCAGGTAACCCTTCATAATCTGGGCACCGCCAATCAAGATAAGGCCATCCTCGCCCACGCCGAGTTCTTCCATGGTATCCGGGTCCACGATGCGGAACTGCGTCCCGGGCAGCGGAGCGCCGACGGTACCCGGCTTGTTGCCCTCGATAACCGTCTTGTAGTCGTCCATGAGCACGTCCTTCGTGTTCACAGCCGCCACCGGAGTCGTTTCCGTACAACCGAAGCCTTCGAAAATCTCGATCTTGAACTTGGTGCGGTAAAGCTGGCGCACATCCTCGCGAATCTTCTCGGCGCCGGCGTATATGGCACGGACATGCGAGAACATCAGCGGGTGCACCGCACGGTTCAGGCCCCACATGCGCAGGAACGTGCCCGTGGCCACCATGATGGAAACCTTGAACTGGGCACACATGCGCGACACGAGCCTAGCGTCCGTCGGGTCGGGGCAGGTCGCCACCGGCACGCCTTCCACAAGGCAAAGCATCGTCGTGATGGAGAACCCGAACGCATGGAACAGCGGGAG from Fibrobacter sp. encodes the following:
- a CDS encoding NPCBM/NEW2 domain-containing protein; amino-acid sequence: MSRRENKKSVAKKDLSVKKETGVEKKSLAQSLRDWVSSLMLGKPHAVMAAVSVAVLLVAFLIFNNLTVSYARRWDIDWGYYSILSTFVLLIAGIIVNIPFVAKHLKGFLPSGKSFCGLALLLIFFSVFMFGNISNTHRVLSDETSWESMGLQMYFQHTGGICNEGVWTDGVLDCKTEVNNFKGKALGFVYSLVFNFMEPNRDTALLVNYPFYILSLIAFFLALSKWFRSSKLALAATAFLGGMPIYLLQARSASTEVLYICLLTMLMAWYAFVPTNKVTWKHFLLTVPLLGFFAQTRQETVFAFIPFALYYYRYFLEKPYRLPAFIAAVIAVSWPSVNNMAAYRGYDFQGGEHAAHSFDNLWFNLKTNIVTMLNFDTDPSFGGIMTNPFYTTFTIILLVATVWLLVRMIVFGRYVRGFILGIFFCLQIFVIMFNVSGTFTIDINQRYVLVALPMFALLMALGLYDALEFSTKMRKDAAASIVMGLACVLTLGLMLYHAPSYRNNMLYYKNKLLGEEEFLNNELASYPANSVFIYSRPWQMLAQGHSAFSERTFEGWSTDVFAEWMQKSGGNIYLVRGQDGYGKVNRESRVVGFKTTDQIDKILDSYKHERVLVDAKKFGYPLVIYKIISKKGVSHYAQNFTVSEQMDGMIVLNKRFPESIACDYSLNDEKQGGILLTLEADTLRLDSLKIRNGMNRALFTCSMPDADTTVIYRDFFLESDRAVLLSALKMERYAQDWGDPQVNQSVEHHRLTLDGEPFRYGIGSHANSSLEYTLPRGFDMFHAVVGLDDESACGDGAYFVVLGDGRELARSKKLYSMEKQKLDVEITGVRHLNLKVEMGDNKDCDHGDWAHSWLEAR